Proteins encoded in a region of the Paenibacillus pedocola genome:
- a CDS encoding methylated-DNA--[protein]-cysteine S-methyltransferase — protein sequence MKNNRNSVTAKPVKIYHHTLRLGNRGWTLWASDKGLIRVSYEQDQGRLPAGWLNMYAPSNELEENAEVFADMGVTNLLESYFAGNPVSFSGLPLDLWGTAFQQEVWTGLTQIPYGGVATYKELAVQIGRPLAVRAVGAANGQNPIPVIVPCHRVIGANGTLTGYRGGLKLKQELLALEGITHVGAAGHERFAF from the coding sequence ATGAAGAACAACAGGAATAGCGTAACCGCTAAGCCGGTTAAGATCTATCACCATACGCTTCGTCTCGGGAACAGGGGATGGACCCTATGGGCCAGTGATAAGGGCCTGATCCGGGTATCCTATGAGCAGGATCAGGGCCGGCTGCCGGCTGGCTGGCTGAATATGTATGCCCCTTCTAATGAGCTGGAAGAGAACGCGGAGGTTTTTGCCGATATGGGGGTTACTAATCTGCTGGAGAGCTATTTCGCCGGAAATCCGGTCAGCTTCAGCGGCCTTCCGCTTGACCTGTGGGGAACCGCGTTTCAGCAGGAGGTCTGGACAGGGCTGACGCAGATTCCTTACGGCGGTGTTGCTACGTACAAGGAGCTTGCCGTGCAGATCGGCAGACCGCTGGCAGTCCGTGCGGTGGGCGCTGCCAACGGGCAGAACCCGATACCGGTTATTGTGCCCTGCCACCGGGTCATTGGCGCTAATGGCACATTAACCGGATACCGGGGCGGCCTGAAGCTGAAGCAGGAGCTGCTGGCGCTGGAAGGCATTACGCATGTGGGGGCGGCGGGTCATGAACGATTTGCTTTTTGA